Below is a window of Humulus lupulus chromosome 2, drHumLupu1.1, whole genome shotgun sequence DNA.
ACCAATCATAAAGTGGCTCATTTAAATTATAGAGCCACTTTCTTGACATTCATAAAGTGGCTCATTTAAATTATGTAGTTGACCAATCATAAAGAGGCTCATTTAAATTCTGTTCGGTTATTTAAATTATAGAAGATAGAGTATGCAATTTGAGTCTAGATACCAAATTGTTTGATGCTTAATTTCTTTCTTGACCTTCTTTTTCAGgtccaaaacaaaattcacaaAAAATGACACAAGTGTTCACTCCCACGGTTTACAAACAGTTATCCCTAATGGTTTTAGTGGAACTCATTTTTAAAATATCTGAATATGTATTAGCAATTGTTTTACGTGGGAATCCAAAGAGTACTCTCACAACTCTTGTCATCAACAAAATATATCTTTTGGACATGATATTCACATTGTCAGAGTATTTCATCGAAGTTTTCTTAGTACCAGAGCTGAAACAAGTGTGGTGGATGATGCATTTGGGGATTAGTATGGTAATAACAGGAGAAATCATACGCAAGACGGCCATCATAACAGCTGGTTATGGGTTCACACACCAGATTAGGACCAATCGGGACGAGGAACATCAGCTTGTAACACATGGAATATACAAATATATGCGTCATCCTGGCTATGTTGGTTACATGATTTGGTCAGTGGGTGTTCAAATAATGCTCTGTAATCCATTGTGGGCGATTGGCTTAGCAGTTGAACTTTGGCGCTTCTTTTCTGATCGGATTGTATATGAAGAGAAATACTTGAGGGAGTTCTTTGGTGAGCGGTATGATGAGTATGCAAGGCGAGTTCCATCTGGAGTGCCTTTTGTATGATGAGCAAGTGATTGATCTATGATTCTAACTATGCTACTgtcttttacattttttttttccatttgtaATATAACTTCACAAATGGTGATTGTTGATCTGGCCTTTTTATTTTTACTTAGttgtagtaataataataaagtatGTAAACTTCTATACGTAtagtggatatatatatatatttgtttgtgtTGGAGTaatccatataaatatatatatatcaagctGACATATTATGCAGGCTTCTATGGTAACAACTCTTTTCATTTATCAAATAGCAGTAGTTAATCTAAACCTAAATCATGCGTGTCTtagattttgcatttttctttttccTTGTTTAGAAAGGGCATCTTCTTTCAATATGACCATACCGCCTAGTTagcccaaaaaaaataaaaaacgctCTCCTCTCCAGCACCGCCTTTTTATTTTGGTTAAGCTTTCCCGGTCCCC
It encodes the following:
- the LOC133816488 gene encoding protein-S-isoprenylcysteine O-methyltransferase B; its protein translation is MTQVFTPTVYKQLSLMVLVELIFKISEYVLAIVLRGNPKSTLTTLVINKIYLLDMIFTLSEYFIEVFLVPELKQVWWMMHLGISMVITGEIIRKTAIITAGYGFTHQIRTNRDEEHQLVTHGIYKYMRHPGYVGYMIWSVGVQIMLCNPLWAIGLAVELWRFFSDRIVYEEKYLREFFGERYDEYARRVPSGVPFV